Proteins encoded together in one Rhizobacter sp. J219 window:
- a CDS encoding glycosyltransferase family A protein: MSYLLPSRLTVVAQAGGVLERFWAEHSAGPYAVQELPTSLSSIAAGASAEAAVREAFAQAEGVVLLLTDLEDAQRLAVQLKLRRRQPSVVMRWWDRPANLKPTYRDRLVFNRYTGVNFMTSRADLEANVRPPKGGLVVDNPVLLDQPAALGEDSWHKTMRHTLLALTQPTRTDVFGHHKRNHGAIKLTLATHFYCNQDNIDTVTSWLRDFTVLPAEVLDQIQFVIVDDGSPLKYDIPDFDLNLTWVRIDQDIRWNQAGARNAAMLHARAENVVITDVDHAFPEHTVRWLLDHPIKRRRFYKFWRKMPDGSLIKGHPNIFYMARSRFFQLFGTDEEFAGAYGAEDYRFVKNFKNHGTVQSHLPKDVFCIERQLDREKSYHSLVRDLSFNTGVDTRKRLEIDHFGASYGHSRHNYNFTQTVLLDRMRTPTRMPPLDRGWRQRWWLRQFASLLCSR, encoded by the coding sequence ATGTCCTATCTCCTGCCTTCACGCCTGACCGTGGTTGCCCAAGCCGGCGGCGTGCTGGAGCGCTTCTGGGCCGAGCACAGCGCCGGCCCGTATGCGGTGCAGGAACTGCCGACCAGCTTGAGCTCGATTGCCGCAGGCGCCTCGGCCGAGGCTGCAGTACGCGAGGCGTTTGCGCAAGCCGAGGGCGTGGTGCTGCTGCTAACCGACCTAGAAGACGCCCAACGCCTGGCCGTGCAACTCAAGCTGCGCAGGCGCCAGCCGAGCGTCGTGATGCGCTGGTGGGACAGGCCCGCCAACCTCAAGCCGACCTACCGCGACCGACTGGTCTTCAACCGCTACACCGGCGTCAACTTCATGACGAGCCGGGCCGACCTGGAAGCCAACGTGCGCCCGCCCAAGGGCGGCCTCGTGGTCGACAACCCGGTGCTGCTCGACCAGCCCGCAGCGCTCGGCGAGGACTCCTGGCACAAGACCATGCGCCACACCCTGCTGGCCCTGACGCAGCCCACGCGCACCGACGTCTTCGGCCATCACAAGCGCAACCACGGCGCCATCAAGCTCACGCTGGCGACGCACTTCTACTGCAACCAGGACAACATCGATACGGTGACGAGCTGGCTGCGCGACTTCACCGTGCTGCCGGCCGAGGTGCTGGACCAGATCCAGTTCGTGATCGTCGACGACGGCTCGCCGCTGAAGTACGACATCCCTGACTTCGACCTCAATCTCACCTGGGTGCGCATCGACCAGGACATCCGCTGGAACCAGGCCGGTGCCCGCAACGCCGCGATGCTGCACGCCCGCGCCGAGAACGTGGTGATCACCGACGTCGACCATGCCTTCCCCGAGCACACGGTGCGCTGGCTGCTCGATCACCCGATCAAGCGGCGCCGCTTCTACAAGTTCTGGCGCAAGATGCCCGACGGCTCGCTGATCAAGGGCCACCCCAACATCTTCTACATGGCTCGCTCGCGCTTCTTCCAGCTGTTTGGCACCGATGAAGAATTCGCCGGAGCCTACGGCGCCGAGGATTACCGCTTCGTCAAGAACTTCAAGAACCACGGCACGGTGCAGTCGCACCTGCCCAAGGATGTGTTCTGCATCGAGCGCCAGCTGGACCGCGAGAAGTCGTACCACTCGCTGGTGCGCGACCTCAGCTTCAACACCGGCGTCGACACGCGCAAGCGCCTGGAGATCGACCACTTCGGCGCGAGCTACGGCCACAGTCGCCACAACTACAACTTCACGCAGACGGTGCTGCTCGACCGCATGCGCACGCCCACCCGCATGCCGCCGCTCGACCGTGGCTGGCGCCAGCGCTGGTGGCTGCGGCAGTTCGCGAGCCTGCTCTGTTCGCGTTAG
- a CDS encoding 2Fe-2S iron-sulfur cluster-binding protein, giving the protein MPIARTTSGKQFDVTDGESLLDAALRAHVTLAYSCRTGRCSSCKGKVKSGSTHTLHDELGLTPEERVQGFVLTCVRAATTDVELEVVDLGNVQLADPRTLPCRIHTLEKVSPDVLKVTLRLPPNSLFTFQPGQYIDVIGPGGVRRAYSIANAPQEHLELHIRQVEGGVMSRYWFEQAKANDLLRLHGPLGTFFLREIEGVHLVFLATGTGIAPIKALLEQLAQQAEKPESLTVYWGNRVEADHYWDASKPPAGQRYVPVLSRASSDWPGARGHVQDVMLQTPHDWANTRVYACGYDAMIHSARDALVAAGLAEQHFHSDAFVSSAPAP; this is encoded by the coding sequence ATGCCCATTGCTCGCACCACCAGCGGTAAGCAGTTCGACGTCACCGACGGCGAAAGCCTGCTCGACGCCGCCCTGCGCGCCCACGTGACGCTGGCCTACAGCTGCCGCACCGGCCGGTGCAGCAGCTGCAAGGGCAAGGTGAAAAGCGGCAGCACCCACACCCTGCACGACGAGCTGGGCCTGACGCCCGAAGAGCGTGTCCAGGGCTTCGTGCTCACGTGCGTGCGCGCCGCCACCACCGATGTGGAGCTCGAGGTCGTTGACCTCGGCAACGTGCAACTCGCCGACCCACGCACCCTGCCTTGCCGCATCCACACCTTGGAGAAGGTCTCGCCCGACGTGCTGAAGGTCACGTTGCGCCTGCCGCCCAACAGCCTTTTCACCTTCCAGCCCGGCCAGTACATCGACGTGATCGGCCCCGGCGGCGTGCGCCGCGCCTACTCCATCGCCAACGCACCGCAGGAGCACCTGGAGCTGCACATCCGCCAGGTCGAGGGCGGCGTGATGAGCCGCTACTGGTTCGAGCAGGCCAAGGCCAACGACCTCTTGCGCCTGCATGGGCCATTGGGCACCTTCTTCCTGCGCGAGATCGAAGGGGTGCATCTGGTCTTCCTCGCCACCGGCACCGGCATCGCGCCCATCAAGGCACTGCTCGAACAACTGGCGCAGCAAGCCGAGAAGCCCGAGTCGCTCACCGTGTATTGGGGCAACCGCGTCGAAGCCGACCACTACTGGGACGCGAGCAAGCCACCGGCCGGCCAGCGCTACGTGCCCGTGCTCTCCCGTGCCAGCAGTGACTGGCCAGGCGCCCGCGGCCACGTGCAGGACGTGATGCTGCAAACCCCTCACGACTGGGCCAATACCCGGGTCTATGCCTGCGGCTACGATGCCATGATCCACAGCGCCCGCGACGCGCTCGTCGCCGCAGGCCTTGCCGAGCAGCATTTCCATTCCGACGCCTTCGTGTCCTCGGCCCCCGCACCCTGA
- the rfbF gene encoding glucose-1-phosphate cytidylyltransferase, which produces MKAVILAGGLGTRLSEETSVRPKPMVEIGGKPILWHILKMYAQHGINDFVICCGYKGYVIKEYFANYFLHTSDVTFDMRTNSMEVHHKRAEHWKVTLVDTGDHTMTGGRLKRVSQYIQDEEAFCFTYGDGVSDLDIGATLAFHKQHGKQATLTATYPPGRFGVLDVQQGQVRSFQEKPHGEGSTINAGFFVLSPKVLEVIDGDDTVWEQAPLRSLAAKGQLMAFEHDGFWQPMDTLREKHLLEELWASGKAPWKKWAD; this is translated from the coding sequence ATGAAAGCCGTGATCCTCGCCGGCGGCCTCGGCACCCGGCTCAGCGAAGAGACCTCCGTTCGGCCCAAGCCCATGGTCGAGATCGGCGGCAAGCCCATCCTGTGGCACATCCTCAAGATGTACGCCCAGCATGGCATCAACGACTTCGTGATCTGCTGCGGCTACAAGGGCTACGTGATCAAGGAGTACTTCGCCAACTACTTCCTGCACACCTCCGACGTCACCTTCGACATGCGGACCAACAGCATGGAAGTCCACCACAAGCGCGCCGAGCACTGGAAGGTGACGCTGGTGGACACCGGCGACCACACCATGACCGGTGGACGACTCAAGCGCGTTTCGCAATACATCCAGGACGAAGAGGCCTTCTGCTTCACCTACGGAGACGGCGTGAGCGACCTCGACATCGGCGCCACGCTCGCCTTCCACAAGCAGCACGGCAAGCAGGCCACGCTCACCGCCACCTACCCGCCCGGCCGCTTCGGCGTGCTCGACGTGCAGCAGGGCCAGGTGCGCAGCTTCCAGGAGAAGCCGCACGGCGAGGGCTCGACCATCAACGCCGGCTTCTTCGTGCTCAGCCCCAAGGTGCTGGAGGTGATCGACGGCGACGACACCGTGTGGGAGCAAGCCCCGCTGCGCAGCCTCGCTGCCAAGGGCCAGCTCATGGCGTTCGAGCACGACGGCTTCTGGCAACCGATGGACACGCTGCGCGAGAAGCACCTGCTGGAAGAGCTGTGGGCCTCGGGCAAGGCACCGTGGAAGAAGTGGGCCGATTGA
- the rfbH gene encoding lipopolysaccharide biosynthesis protein RfbH, with protein sequence MNIPIVPAAAPLAAAPDAANPATTALRQQIASLVQQYADLTYAAKPFQPGVSPVPVSGKVLGAKELQLMVEASLDAWLTTGRFNAAFEERLARYLGVKYLITVNSGSSANLVAFSALTSPRLGDRAIKPGDEVIGVAAGFPTTVNPILQFGAVPVFVDIDLATHNIDASLIEAAIGPKTKAIMLAPSLGNPFNLDVVTALCKKHNLWLVEDCCDALGATYDGKLVGTFGDIGTLSFYPAHHITMGEGGAVFTNNAELKLIAESFRDWGRDCYCAPGKDNTCNKRFCWTHKELGGDLPDGYDHKYTYSHLGYNLKISDMQAACALAQMDRVDEFVAARKRNFEYLKEKLASCKEFLELPEATPKSDPSWFGFLALLKPESGVKRVDLLAYLDQNKIGTRLLFAGNLTRQPYMVGRNFRVSGSLERTDIVMNQAFWLGVYPGLGTEHLDYIVQKIEEFFGLNF encoded by the coding sequence ATGAACATCCCCATCGTCCCGGCGGCCGCCCCGCTTGCCGCGGCACCCGACGCCGCCAACCCCGCCACCACCGCGCTGCGCCAGCAGATCGCCTCGCTGGTGCAGCAGTACGCCGACCTCACCTACGCCGCCAAACCGTTCCAGCCGGGTGTGTCGCCCGTGCCCGTGTCGGGCAAGGTGCTGGGCGCCAAGGAGCTGCAGCTGATGGTCGAGGCCTCGCTCGATGCCTGGCTCACCACCGGCCGCTTCAACGCCGCCTTTGAAGAACGCCTGGCCAGGTACCTCGGCGTGAAGTACCTCATCACCGTCAACTCGGGCTCGTCGGCCAACCTCGTGGCCTTCTCGGCGCTCACCTCGCCACGCCTGGGCGATCGGGCCATCAAACCCGGCGACGAAGTGATTGGCGTGGCCGCAGGCTTCCCGACCACCGTCAACCCCATCCTGCAGTTCGGTGCCGTGCCGGTGTTCGTCGACATCGACCTCGCCACGCACAACATCGACGCCAGCCTGATCGAAGCCGCGATCGGCCCCAAGACCAAGGCCATCATGCTGGCCCCCTCGCTGGGCAACCCGTTCAACCTCGACGTGGTGACGGCGCTGTGCAAGAAGCACAACCTGTGGCTCGTGGAAGACTGCTGCGACGCGCTGGGCGCCACCTATGACGGCAAGCTGGTCGGCACCTTCGGCGACATCGGCACGCTGAGCTTCTACCCCGCCCACCACATCACCATGGGCGAAGGCGGCGCTGTCTTCACCAACAACGCCGAGTTGAAGCTCATCGCCGAATCCTTCCGCGACTGGGGCCGCGACTGCTACTGCGCGCCGGGCAAGGACAACACCTGCAACAAGCGCTTCTGCTGGACGCACAAGGAGCTCGGTGGCGACTTGCCCGACGGCTACGACCACAAGTACACCTACTCGCACCTCGGCTACAACCTGAAGATCAGCGACATGCAGGCCGCCTGTGCGCTCGCGCAGATGGACCGGGTTGACGAGTTCGTGGCCGCACGCAAGCGCAACTTCGAGTACCTGAAGGAAAAGCTGGCCTCGTGCAAGGAGTTCCTGGAGCTGCCTGAAGCCACGCCGAAGTCCGACCCGTCGTGGTTCGGCTTCCTCGCGCTGCTCAAGCCCGAGTCGGGCGTGAAGCGGGTCGACCTGCTCGCCTACCTCGACCAGAACAAGATCGGCACACGGCTTCTTTTCGCCGGCAACCTCACGCGCCAGCCCTACATGGTCGGCCGCAACTTCCGCGTGAGCGGGTCACTGGAACGCACCGACATCGTGATGAACCAGGCCTTCTGGCTCGGCGTGTACCCTGGGCTCGGCACCGAGCACCTCGACTACATCGTGCAGAAGATCGAAGAGTTCTTCGGTCTCAACTTCTGA
- a CDS encoding transketolase, which yields MAQRFDPSSLRRTVLEMARAGNTVHIGCAFSIVELLAVLYRQHLRYPGNDPKAEGRDYLVLSKGHGVMAQYACMRELGWIDDATVRTYFGDGTDLKGLSDSRVPGLEVTSGSLGHGFSVGVGLALGAKLRGTDQQVYALVGDGELNEGPIWEGALFAAHHDLRNFTVIVDENGYQAMGTTEDVLKLGSIQTKFESFGFEALTVDGHDEQAIDAALVRLKASTSPKPKALVARTVKGKGVPFMEHNNIWHYTRLTDETYAQALACLPEHTT from the coding sequence ATGGCCCAACGATTCGACCCCTCGTCGCTCCGCCGCACGGTGCTCGAGATGGCCCGCGCCGGCAACACGGTGCACATCGGCTGCGCGTTCTCGATCGTCGAGCTGCTGGCCGTGCTCTATCGCCAGCACCTTCGCTACCCGGGCAACGACCCCAAGGCCGAAGGGCGTGACTACCTCGTGCTCAGCAAGGGCCACGGCGTGATGGCGCAATACGCCTGCATGCGCGAGCTGGGGTGGATCGACGATGCCACCGTGCGGACGTATTTCGGCGACGGCACCGACCTGAAGGGCCTGTCGGACTCGCGGGTGCCCGGCCTCGAGGTCACCTCAGGGTCGCTCGGCCACGGCTTCTCGGTCGGCGTGGGCCTGGCGCTCGGCGCCAAGCTGCGCGGCACCGACCAGCAGGTGTACGCGCTCGTCGGCGACGGCGAGTTGAACGAAGGCCCGATCTGGGAAGGCGCGCTCTTCGCCGCCCACCATGACCTGCGCAACTTCACGGTCATAGTCGACGAGAACGGCTACCAGGCGATGGGCACCACCGAAGACGTGCTCAAGCTCGGCTCCATCCAGACCAAGTTCGAGTCCTTCGGCTTCGAGGCGCTCACCGTGGACGGGCACGATGAACAGGCCATCGACGCAGCGCTCGTGCGCCTGAAGGCCAGCACCTCGCCCAAACCCAAGGCACTCGTTGCCAGGACGGTCAAGGGCAAGGGCGTGCCGTTCATGGAACACAACAACATCTGGCACTACACCCGCCTCACCGACGAGACCTACGCCCAGGCACTGGCCTGCCTGCCGGAGCACACCACATGA